The following DNA comes from Rhizobium lusitanum.
GATGTTCTTGAGTTCAGAACGCTAGTCTTTGTGCTCGGGCATGTCCTTGAGCTGATCCTTCGTCCAGTTTGTGACGGCATGGACGTCGCCATCGTCGTCGCGCATGAATTCCAGATCGGTCAGCGCAACGCTGACGGGCTTTGCTCCGATACCAAGGAAGCCTCCAACGTCGATGATCGCGGTACCACCTGCGCCGGACCCGTGAATGTGATCCAGTTTGCCGACTTTGTGGTCATCGGCGCCATAAATGGTCGCGCCTTCAAGCACGGCAGGCGTCAACTCGATCGTGGATAGGCGAACGTGATTTGTATGATCCATTAGTGATCCTCCTTGTTTCCTGAGGAGGGGTAACCCGAAGCGAACAAAGTTTGTTCCATCGAGATGGTCTACAGCCCGAAGCGCTAACACGTCAGAAACGGAATGCTGTCACCTGTCGGGTTCGAAAAGCATCAGAGAACATAACCCGAGGGTCTCTACAAAACTCGGGGCTATTCATCTCCAATTTTTCCACCGACCTGAATTGCTACGCTGCCCAGACATGCTCGTCGCTCTGCCTTTCAGGAAAATAGAGTGTGCGGACAGTCACGAGATCTGCAAACTCCCCGGCCCGTATCCGTGAAGATAACGACCCAGCATGCGTTCCGATCGCACGCTCGAGCGGTGGAACATCGGCTGCGAGTGGAGGATAACGGCAGTGTCCCCGGCGCGCGCCGTCGCGTCCTAGCGGAACCAACAGGCCGCTCAGCACGTTTCAAAACAGCCCGCTATAGGAGACGAAAAATGGGAAGCACATCCGACAAGATCAAAGGTACCGCGAATGAAGTGGCCGGCAAGGCACGCCAGGCCGTAGGCAAGGCTGTAGACAATCACGAGGAACAGGCCAAAGGCGCTGTCCAGGAAGCCAAGGGCAAAATCCAGGTTGCCAAGGGCGATGCGAAGGATGCCATCAAGAACTTCGTCGACAAGGCTTAAAGCCATATCACTGGCCGTAGTTTAGGCCCGCGCTAGTGAATTGACCCCCGAGGGTGGATGTCCAACTTTATAGGGTCAGTTCATGTTCGCGGGCTTTTTAATGGGAGAAGATCGCATGAAATGCACTGCCTTAGGCGCCGCGGGCGTACTCGCCCTTTTTTCCGCAAACTACGCCTTTGCACAGGCCGCCGAAGACCCGGCGGTGAGCGCCTGTAAGTCGACCGGGCTGCTAGCCCTACAGGAGCGGTCGCCAGAGATCACCGATCTCGTGATGGACATGGAAAGTCTTGCCATCAGCAAGGCCGACACCACGGTCGAAGACGTCGCGGTCAAGACGGTCATTCTGGGAGAGGCCTACATCGCCCGCAAGGACAAGACTGGAAAGCCCGACAGGTTCGTCTGCCTGCTTGGCGACAAGGGCAAAGTTCTGCTGACCTTCTTTACGGCTCAGTAGACTATGAGGGTTCCCTGCTCTGAGTACTGAAGGGGCTCTCGAGCGTGCTGCTCCGCTGGTCATATGGACTTTGTGCGATCGGATTGATCTGGTGAGTGAGGGGATTTCAACCATTCATTTTGCCAGTCTCTCGCCTCTCAGTTTGAGAACAACGATGACCCCCTCGGCTGGCCTATCATACGTGGTGCACAGTGCCATCCGCATCTTAAAGGCGAAAATCAAAAAGCCACCCGTGCTGTTTGCCAAATGAACGGATGATGGAATGTCCTATGCGATCGGCCCCCGATAGTCTCAACGATTGGGTGTGCCGAAAGGCAAAGTCCAGCCCGAGGGCAGATTGGCACCTTCGGGACGATGCTGAGGAACAGCCTGTTTCAACACACAGGCGCGCATGTTCTCCAGCGTCTCACCGGGCGTGTGGCCTAACTCGGCTTTGAATAGGCGGAAGAAGGACTTCTCGTTCGAAAAGCCGTGACACCGGGCGACCTCAGCGATATGCGGCTGCGGACGGTTGGGATCTGCTAGCATCTGATAAGCACGACCCAATCTCTTGCGCTGTATTTGCTGTTGAGTTTCACGAGTTTTTGACCCCGATTGCAACTTCGCGCTAACCCGTTCAGACAGATCTAACACATTGAAAAGCTCGACAGTTCGACTAAACGGCCGGGTCATCACGAAACCCAAAACTGGGTTGAACCATCACACAAATCAACAATGAGACAAGCTACTGCCGAAGCGGATAGAAAATCCATTCCTGGCAGGCGTCGAGAAAATAGGAAAAATATAAAGGCCGCGAGCGCTGACGTCCGCGACCTCCAAACATGGAGATGAGGTATCTCAGTTGGCTGCCTTGAGCGAGCTGATGATCGCCTGCAGTTCTGCCCCGTGCTTTTCCTGCGTGCCCTTCGAACCCCAATAGGTGATGACCAGAAGCTTGTCGGCGGTTGGCGCAAGCAGGGACAGGCCGACATTGACGCCACCGTCGCTGTCGGTGCCATCCCAGTCGAAATTGGTCATGCTCATGCCGTTGACCATTTCGTCCGATTTCTTCTGTGTCGAGCCGTCGATCTTGACACCATTCTTTTCGAGATAGGCGATGGCGTCGTCGATGACCTTGTCGGTGGTCTTCGCGTCAGCAACATCGATCGAAATATAGATCGCCGAATCGTCCGAAGTCGCATCGATGCCGGTTTCCGTCTCCTTGGGACCCCAGCTATCTGGAATGGTGATCGAGGCGACCGGCTCATCGCTTGGGAACTTCAGGGTGGCGGCGTATGATGCCACTGGAAGAAGCGCGGCGATCAGGGTCGCCAGGACTAGCTTTTTCATGCAATTCACCTTTGGGTAGGGCCTCGGCTCGGCAAGTGCCCGAAGTGCGGGGGGATGGGGTTGGCGACCTGGACAATCGTTCAGCCTCCCGTGTGACGTCCGCTCAGGCCGGATTGGCTTGGTGACGATCGTCTTTCTCAGGCCGCCGCAGGTCTATCCCGGCGGAAGCAATCATTATCCAGTAACGCTGCATAATATTCTAAATTTGAGATAAAAACTACGGTGATGCCCAAGAGGATCATCACCGACAAGCTGCGCTCATATGACGCCGCCAAGCGGGACGTTATGCCGGATATCGAGCACCGATCCCACAAGGGTCTCAACAATCGAGCGGAAAATTCCCATTTGCCTCTGCGCAAACGGGAGAGGGCCATGCAAGGTTTCCGATCAACCGGAGGCTTGCAACGGTTCATCTCGATCTTCTCGGCACTTCGAAATATCATCGTCACCCCACGCCACAAACGATCCGCACTGGCCAATCACATTCATCGCATCCGCGCTATAGCTCATTGGAAAGCCGTCACCGGCGCAATTGCCCGATCTACAACGACAAAGCGCGCCGGCCGTTTAACGCTCGATAACGTGACAACTCGGTTTCACCCCTTGATCGCGCGTCGGCCAACGCTGCTATTGCGCCGACGATCAGGGCGGCAATTAGCTTTATCTTGTATGAGGTAGCTTTGGGCGCAAAAAGATGCCGGATTACCCATACAAACGCGGGGCTGTGTTTCTGTTCCTTTTGTCAGTTGGGCCGGCTCACGCCGCCAGCCCTATGCCTTCACTTCGGCCCGTTCCAGCTTTGTCAGAATTTCTTCCAGTCATTTGGTCGTTTCACGAAGTCGCGCGTTTACCATGGGAGAACCAAGCCATTTGGGAGATTGTCATGACCAAGAATTTTGACCTGTCCGTTTTTTCAGTTGAGGAGCTGACCTCTCTCATCAATGAGGCAACGACCCTACGAGACACCAGACGCTCGAGCCATGATCGCAAGTTAACGGGTGCGGATGGTTCTAAGGAACAGGATGTGCATGACCCGGACCACGGCGTTATCCCCACGCCGACGCCACGTGACGTCAAGGATGAAGGTCCGGCACACGGCGTGCGAAAATAGAGCCTCTGGGCGAAGATTATTAGGCGATCCGCGGCGTTCTGAAGCAGGCACGCCAGCTGCGTCAATCAGCCAGGGAGAAGGCGCATAACGATCTTGACCAGTTCCTTATTCATAAACGGCTTCTTCAGATCGGGCCGTTTGCGGTACCCGCGGGGATCGTCGGTGGGTATGGCATGGCGCCAACCTCCACCGGCTTTGCCTGATGCTCCATGCCCAGGGACAAGTGACGACCGGACGGCTGATGACGTTGCTGAATGATATTGGTCACAGCGTCATCGCCAGCGATGATCGCGCCCAAGCGTCAGATCGTGCGGCTTCTGACCAGGCGACTGGGTGGTTTTGTCGCCGAGGATGCGGCGGTGCTGCATTCCGGTCTTGTATCGTCACGCTATGTGACGGTTGACGACACCAGCGCTCGACATTCCCATAATCCGTATTGCGCCACAGTATTGGTGCAGGGAGGTGGGTGCCAACAGCGTTTTACTTGAGAAAGGTCGGACCTTCTGTAAGCGTCAGATACCACGGAACGCATCTCGGAAAGCGGCATCTGCGTCGGCTTGCGATCCTCGTCCCAATGCATCCTGCACCTTGGTGAACCACCCGCGATAGATAAATGTGTTTGTCGCCATCGCAAGGTCCAGGTCGTTCTTCGCTCCCGCCAAATCACCTTGCCGCGTCTTCAGCCAAGCTCGAATCGCCAATGCATCGGGAGTCTGGGGGGCCTTTGCCAGCACCTCCGAAATATCCTGCTGCGCCTCGACTTCATCCACGACCAACTGATGAACGGGCAGAAGTTCCGGGCATTGACGGTGGTCGATGTCTATACGCGTGAAGCACTGGCTATCGAGGTCGGCCAGCGATTGCGTGGAGAGCATGTCGTTGATGTTCTCAATCGGTTGGTCCGGCGACGCAATGCTCCGAACCGGCTGTTTGCCGACAACGGCAGCGAATTTACCGGTCACATGGTCGATCTCTGGGCGTATCACCACAAAGTCCGCATCGAGTTCTCTCGACCGGGAAGACCCACGGACAATGCCTTCATCGAAAGCTTCAACGGGTCGTTGCGCGACGAGTGCCTGAACGTGCATTGGTTCGAAACCCTATCCGAGGCCAGGAGGCAGATCGAAGCCTGGCGTAGGGAATACAATGAGAGCCGTCCTCACGCGGCTCTTGGCTATTTGACGCCGTCGGAATATGCTGGCGGTGCAGTTACTTCGGTGGGCCAAAACAGCCTCACCAGCGTCGGAGGCTAACGCTCCAAGCTGGACCACCAAACCCAAGCGCTTCAATCGCAGTATGCACTAACATTAAACCCGGATCATCCTGCGGGGGCATGCCACCGTCAGTTGATCTCTACGACTACGCGACCACGGATGCGACCTGCAACGATATCTTCTGCAATTTTCGGCAACGCGGACATCGGCTCAATTCGCATTAACGCCAGCAGGTGCACAGGGTTTAGGTGCTGGCCAAGGGTCTGCCAGGCACGTTGACGTTTTGCAACGGGCGCCATGACGGAATCGATGCCGAGCAGTGCCACATTGCGCAAGATATGCGGCAAGACCGTCGCGGTCAGATCGGCGCCGCCGGCAAGACCGCAAGCAGCCACGGCCCCTCCGTAGACTATCTGGGACAGCACATTGGCAAGCGTCGTCGAACCGACGGAATCGATTGCGCCCGCCCAGCGCTCTTTCTGCAGCGGGCCGCCCTTCTCGCTGAGCGTCGCGCGCTCGACGAAGCCGGAAGCTCCCAGCGAGGCAAGATAGTCATGTGTTTCCGGCCGGCCGGTCGATGCCGTTACCTTGTAGCCCTTGTTGGCAAGCAGGCTCACAGCCACCGAGCCGACGCCACCGGCCGCTCCGGTGACCAGCACTTCCCGATCATCCACGCCGATCGTTCCCCAATCCTCCAGAGCATTGACGCAAAGAGCGGCGGTATAGCCAGCCGTCCCAATCGCCATCGCCTGTTCCAGAGTAAATTCGGGCGGCAGCGCGATCAGCCATTCCGCCTTGACCCGCTGGTATCGGGAATAACCGCCCCATTCGGTCTCAGAGAGACCCCAGCCGTTCAACACGACCTTGTCACCCGCAACCCATTTGTCCGAGCGCGACTCGACGACGACGCCGGCGAGATCGATACCGCCAACCATCGGCGTGCGGCGCGCAATCCTTCCCTTGCCGGAGAGCGCCAGGCCATCCTTGTAGTTGACCGTGGAAAACGCGACTTCGACCAGAACGTCGTGGTCGGGAAGATCGGCCAAGGTCAGTTGACGGAAGGCGGCCTGCTGTTTGCCATCAACCGTGTCGATCACCATTGCCGTAAAAGAATCTGACATGGAATTCCCTTGAACTTCAATGCTTCTGCGGATGTGAGCCGACCAGCTTCAGGACTGCGCCTGCTCGCTCGCCCGACGGCCGCGCGCATCGAGCGCGGCGCTATAACTATCACGTACATAGGCGAGGAGATTTGTGAGCGCCGCCGTTGCTTCGCCGACATCGCGATTGCTCAGCGCCTCATGGATCCGCTGGTGGAAGGCAACGACCTGGCGGCGCTCGCGCACCCTGAAGACGATCATGTTCGTAATCGGAATGAAGGATTCGATCACGATGTACATCATCAGCTTCAAGGGGCCGTTGCCGGTCGAGTCGACCAGAGCGCGATGGAACCGCACATCGGAAGCGCAGAAATCTTCATCGCTGATGCCCTGATCCCGCTGCAAGGCAATCTCAGTGGCCATGGCCTGCAATCCCTCTCCGCTGCGGTTTTCGCAGGCAAGCCGGCAGCAGATGGTTTCCGTCTCAAGCCTTGCGGTAATGATCTCGTCGATATCGAAAGCGCCGATGCCGACGAGAAGCGTCGCGGCACCAGTAATCGCCTTCGACAGCCCCTCCGGATCGGGTCGCATCACGAAATTGCCGCCGAGGGGGCCGCGACGCGAATGAATGAGGTTCTGCGCCGCCAGACGCTTCAACGCCTCGCGCACCGTCGGGCGCGAAATTCCGAAACTCCGGGCAAGATCCTCTTCCGTCGGCAAGCGCTCGTCGATCTTCAGGCGCCCGTCCAGGATCGCGGACTTGATATTCTCGGCGACCTGCTTGGCGATGCCAGATCTTACCACTTCGTCATATCTAAGATTCATGGAGCTCCATCCTTCGCTCGAAAGCATTGATGCCATGCCTTCATCGAAAAGGCTACAGGTATTTAAATATAGGTTTGACAAATATCAGATTGGCGATAACCTGCCCTTGATCCAGATAACCAGGGGAACAGAATGGGCGGATCGATCGACCGGGCGCTCGTCGCTCGTCCCTTATTTGCGCCGTCTTTGCAGCTACAGGAATTATTGGCCCGCCTCGATGGCAGGCTGGACAAGAACGCTGTTGTCGCAGGCCCGGATGTTGGCGATACCTATTGCGCCGACGCGACGGACGAGCGCGGCGTGCGGCCATCCATCCTGTTTCGCCCTAGGGATACCGCATCGGTGTCGGCCATTCTTTCCGCATGCGATGCCGTCGGCCAGCCCATCGTCGTGCAAGGTGGCCGGACCGGCCTTGCGGGCGCCGCGCGGCCCATGGCCGGCGAGGTTGCGCTGTCCCTGGAGCGCATGAGCGCGATCGAACCCGTCAACGAGGATGCCGGCACTGTCATTGCCCATGCCGGCGCAACCCTGCAGGCTGCGCAAGAGGCTGCGGCCAGCCACGGCTTCATGTTCGGCGTGGATATCGGCGCGCGCGGCACGTCCACCATCGGCGGCAACATCGCCACCAATGCCGGCGGCATTCGCGTCCTGCGCTACGGCATGTATCGCGCCCAGGTTCTTGGCCTTGAGGCCGTGATGGCGGACGGCTCGGTGCTGACTAGCCTAAAAGGCCTTTCGAAAGACAATTCGGGTTTCGATCTCAACCAGATCTTCATCGGCAGCGAGGGCACGCTTGGGGTCGTAACCCGCGCCTGTCTGCGCCTTCATCCCAAGCCGCGCTCACTGGCAAACGCATTTTGCGCACTCCCGTCGCTCAGCGCGGCAATCGCGCTTCTGCGGCGTCTGCGCCAGAGGTTGGGACCTTCCCTTTCCGCTTTCGAAGTCATCTTCCCGACTGTTTATGCCGGCGTTCTCAAGCGCACCGGCGCGCCACCGCCTGTGCCGGCGGGTGCCGGAATGTATGCGCTCATCGAGATGCAGGGACAGGACGACGCGGGCGACGAGGATCGCTTCGCCGACGCGCTGATGGAATGCTACGAGGAAGGCATCGTCAGCGATGTCGCGGTTTCCCGCTCGCTGCGCGACTACCATGCCATCTGGGCTTTGCGCGAGGCGGCAAGCGAGTTCATTTTCAGCATGGACCATGTCGCGGGCTTCGACGTCAGCCTGCCCATTTCCGCGATGCAGCGGTTCCTGGACAGGGCCACGGCCGAAATCGCAACTGTCGATCCCGCTGCTTCCATCTACATTTTCGGTCACCTCGGTGACGGCAATCTGCATTTTCTCGTTCGCACACACCATTATGACCGCGTCGCGGACGCGACCCTTTCCTGTGCTGCCAGCGAGGGCGGATCGATATCGGCCGAGCATGGGATTGGCCTTGAAAAGAAGAGGTGGTTGCCGCTGGTTCGAAGCCCGGCCGAGATGGCCGCCATGCGCCGTCTCAAATTGGCGTTCGATCCCAATAACATCCTCAATCCCGGCCGCGTCTTCGACATGGAACCGACAGCACCGGGGAGCGCGCATAAATGGCTACCCTCCCCGTCGCCGCCCACCCCGAAAACCACCCCCGGCCTCCGCCGCGACGACACCCAGCCTCGACGACCGCTACGCGCTCGATCGGGGACGCATCCTCGTTTCCGGCACGCAGGCGCTCGTTCGCCTACCGATGATCCAGCGTCAGCGCGACCTAGCGCGCGGACTGAATACCGCCGGCTATGTCTCCGGATATCGCGGCTCGCCACTTGCTAGCTTCGACCGCGAAATGGCGCGCGCGAAGAAGTATCTCGACGACCACCACATCCGCTTCCAGC
Coding sequences within:
- a CDS encoding PRC-barrel domain containing protein, whose translation is MDHTNHVRLSTIELTPAVLEGATIYGADDHKVGKLDHIHGSGAGGTAIIDVGGFLGIGAKPVSVALTDLEFMRDDDGDVHAVTNWTKDQLKDMPEHKD
- a CDS encoding CsbD family protein, which encodes MGSTSDKIKGTANEVAGKARQAVGKAVDNHEEQAKGAVQEAKGKIQVAKGDAKDAIKNFVDKA
- a CDS encoding helix-turn-helix domain-containing protein, which codes for MTRPFSRTVELFNVLDLSERVSAKLQSGSKTRETQQQIQRKRLGRAYQMLADPNRPQPHIAEVARCHGFSNEKSFFRLFKAELGHTPGETLENMRACVLKQAVPQHRPEGANLPSGWTLPFGTPNR
- a CDS encoding histidine kinase → MKKLVLATLIAALLPVASYAATLKFPSDEPVASITIPDSWGPKETETGIDATSDDSAIYISIDVADAKTTDKVIDDAIAYLEKNGVKIDGSTQKKSDEMVNGMSMTNFDWDGTDSDGGVNVGLSLLAPTADKLLVITYWGSKGTQEKHGAELQAIISSLKAAN
- a CDS encoding MDR family oxidoreductase, with product MSDSFTAMVIDTVDGKQQAAFRQLTLADLPDHDVLVEVAFSTVNYKDGLALSGKGRIARRTPMVGGIDLAGVVVESRSDKWVAGDKVVLNGWGLSETEWGGYSRYQRVKAEWLIALPPEFTLEQAMAIGTAGYTAALCVNALEDWGTIGVDDREVLVTGAAGGVGSVAVSLLANKGYKVTASTGRPETHDYLASLGASGFVERATLSEKGGPLQKERWAGAIDSVGSTTLANVLSQIVYGGAVAACGLAGGADLTATVLPHILRNVALLGIDSVMAPVAKRQRAWQTLGQHLNPVHLLALMRIEPMSALPKIAEDIVAGRIRGRVVVEIN
- a CDS encoding FadR/GntR family transcriptional regulator, giving the protein MNLRYDEVVRSGIAKQVAENIKSAILDGRLKIDERLPTEEDLARSFGISRPTVREALKRLAAQNLIHSRRGPLGGNFVMRPDPEGLSKAITGAATLLVGIGAFDIDEIITARLETETICCRLACENRSGEGLQAMATEIALQRDQGISDEDFCASDVRFHRALVDSTGNGPLKLMMYIVIESFIPITNMIVFRVRERRQVVAFHQRIHEALSNRDVGEATAALTNLLAYVRDSYSAALDARGRRASEQAQS